The following are encoded together in the Candidatus Methylomirabilis oxygeniifera genome:
- a CDS encoding ABC-type transporter, permease component translates to MQFLKLVLRNALRHRLRTLLTLLGLVVAILSFGLLQTVVDAWYAGAAGAAPTRLVTRNAVSLVFHLPLSYRDQIRTVDGVRAVSHATWFAGIYQDPKNFFPQFAIEPRTYFAMYPEYLVVPEEFTAFLRDRKGAVIGRKIADTYHLMVGDALPLRGTIYQGTWEFTVRAVYDGIDTKTDTSQMFFHWEYLNETMKKRAGRQTDYVGVYLVDVIDIDRVAEVSRAIDVLFKNSLAETLTETERAFQIGFVKQTEALVIAIRIVSYVVIVIILAVMANTMAMTARERLSEYATLKVLGFSPGYVAALIVGESVAIAVIGAAAGIALTFPVADWFAAKVGTIFPVFKVSGETVVLQIVCAIGVGMIAAAVPGRRAATVKIVEGLRAVG, encoded by the coding sequence GTGCAGTTCCTGAAGCTCGTCCTTCGCAATGCGCTGCGCCACAGGCTGCGCACCCTGCTCACACTACTCGGGCTGGTGGTCGCGATCCTGTCGTTCGGGCTGTTGCAGACGGTCGTGGACGCCTGGTACGCGGGCGCGGCAGGTGCGGCCCCGACGCGCCTCGTGACGCGCAACGCCGTCTCACTCGTGTTCCATCTGCCGCTCAGCTATCGCGATCAGATCCGCACCGTCGACGGCGTGCGCGCCGTCTCGCACGCCACCTGGTTCGCCGGCATCTACCAGGATCCGAAGAACTTCTTTCCACAGTTCGCCATCGAACCGCGCACCTATTTCGCCATGTACCCCGAATACCTCGTCGTGCCGGAGGAGTTTACGGCCTTTCTGCGCGACCGCAAAGGCGCCGTCATCGGCCGCAAGATTGCCGATACCTACCATCTCATGGTCGGCGACGCGCTGCCGCTGCGCGGCACGATCTACCAGGGCACCTGGGAGTTTACGGTACGCGCCGTCTACGACGGCATCGACACCAAGACCGATACCTCGCAGATGTTCTTCCACTGGGAGTACCTCAACGAGACGATGAAGAAGCGCGCCGGCCGTCAGACCGACTATGTCGGCGTCTACCTGGTCGACGTCATCGACATCGACCGCGTCGCCGAGGTGAGCCGCGCGATCGACGTCCTGTTCAAGAACTCACTGGCCGAGACGCTGACCGAAACCGAGCGCGCCTTTCAGATCGGCTTCGTCAAGCAGACGGAGGCACTGGTCATCGCCATCAGGATCGTCTCCTACGTGGTGATCGTCATCATCCTGGCGGTCATGGCCAATACGATGGCAATGACCGCCCGCGAGCGGCTCTCCGAGTACGCGACACTCAAGGTCCTCGGCTTCTCACCCGGCTACGTCGCAGCGCTTATCGTCGGCGAATCGGTGGCGATCGCCGTGATCGGCGCGGCGGCCGGCATCGCGCTCACGTTCCCGGTCGCCGACTGGTTCGCCGCGAAGGTGGGGACGATATTCCCGGTCTTTAAAGTCAGCGGCGAGACGGTTGTCCTGCAGATCGTCTGCGCGATCGGCGTCGGGATGATCGCGGCGGCCGTGCCCGGGCGGCGGGCTGCAACAGTCAAGATCGTCGAGGGGCTGCGCGCCGTCGGATGA
- a CDS encoding putative ABC transporter, ATP-binding protein (Evidence 3 : Function proposed based on presence of conserved amino acid motif, structural feature or limited homology; Product type pt : putative transporter): protein MNETAAPPLLIDIRNVAKSYRRGGQIVPVLTDITLEVRTGDFLGLMGPSGSGKSTLLNLIAGIDKPDTGEILFDGIDITRLSEAELADWRAGTVGFIFQFYNLIPVLTAFENVELPLTLTRLTRHERREHVEAALELVGLSDRMAHYPSELSGGQQQRVAIARAIIADPRLIVADEPTGDLDRHSAEEVLTLMDRLNTDLGKTIVMVTHDRRAADQAHAIMYLDKGELSTADDVHERSLR from the coding sequence GTGAATGAGACCGCCGCTCCGCCGCTGCTGATCGACATCCGCAACGTTGCAAAGTCCTACCGGCGAGGCGGACAGATCGTGCCGGTACTGACCGACATCACCCTCGAGGTGCGTACGGGCGACTTCCTCGGCCTGATGGGCCCGTCGGGATCGGGTAAGTCGACGCTGCTCAACCTGATCGCCGGCATCGACAAACCCGACACCGGGGAGATTCTCTTCGACGGTATCGATATCACCCGCCTGTCTGAGGCCGAGCTTGCAGATTGGCGCGCAGGGACGGTCGGCTTCATCTTTCAGTTCTATAACCTAATCCCGGTCCTGACAGCCTTCGAGAACGTTGAACTGCCGCTCACACTGACGCGGCTGACCCGACACGAGCGGCGCGAGCACGTCGAGGCGGCGCTCGAACTCGTCGGTCTGTCGGATCGCATGGCACATTACCCCTCGGAGCTGTCCGGCGGGCAGCAACAGCGTGTCGCCATCGCGCGCGCGATCATCGCCGACCCGCGGCTGATCGTGGCCGACGAGCCGACCGGCGATCTCGATCGCCACTCGGCCGAGGAGGTGCTCACGCTCATGGATCGCCTGAACACCGACCTTGGCAAGACGATCGTGATGGTCACGCACGACCGTCGCGCCGCCGACCAGGCCCACGCCATCATGTATTTGGATAAAGGGGAGCTGTCAACAGCGGACGATGTCCATGAGCGATCGTTGAGGTAA
- a CDS encoding Secretion protein HlyD, with product MSNPDLSKLSIDRTAARAPRARRRLWPWAVGLALLGAAAILGLSGGFGGPVTVETASVTTAYPSQAVTMLNATGYVVAQRKAAVASKATGRLEWLGVMEGSRVKTREVIARLESRDVAAAREQAAANVAVAEANFEQAQAELRDAERNLARWRELFQNNYISQLELDTAVARADKARAAARSGEAAIAVARANLKAAEVSLDQTLIRAPFDGVVLTKNANVGDNITPFSSAMDTKGAVVTIADMSTLEVEADVAESSLGRITVGQPCEIQLDAVPDTRFAGVVNRIVPTVDRAKATVMVKIGFTDRDQRVLPDMSAKVAFLEREVATSDRKPVTAVPRQAVVERDGQKVVLMVKDGRAVRTKIETGRALGDLIEVSGIQAGEKIVLTPLDKVGDGTRVKTDRK from the coding sequence GTGAGTAATCCCGATCTCTCCAAACTGAGCATCGACCGGACCGCGGCCCGTGCGCCGCGCGCGCGCCGACGGCTATGGCCGTGGGCCGTGGGTCTCGCCCTGTTAGGCGCTGCAGCGATACTCGGACTCTCCGGCGGCTTCGGCGGCCCTGTAACGGTGGAAACCGCTTCGGTCACGACGGCGTATCCGTCGCAGGCGGTGACCATGCTGAACGCCACCGGCTATGTCGTCGCACAGCGGAAGGCCGCGGTGGCGTCGAAGGCAACGGGACGCCTTGAATGGCTCGGCGTCATGGAAGGCAGCCGTGTCAAGACACGCGAGGTCATCGCACGGCTTGAGAGTCGCGACGTCGCCGCAGCGCGCGAACAGGCGGCGGCGAACGTTGCCGTCGCTGAGGCGAACTTCGAGCAGGCGCAGGCCGAGCTGCGCGACGCCGAACGCAACCTGGCACGCTGGCGCGAGCTATTCCAGAACAACTATATCAGCCAATTAGAGCTCGACACCGCGGTGGCGCGGGCCGATAAGGCGCGCGCGGCGGCGCGATCAGGCGAGGCCGCCATTGCTGTCGCGCGGGCGAACCTGAAGGCGGCCGAGGTCTCGCTCGACCAAACATTGATCCGCGCGCCGTTCGACGGGGTGGTGCTCACCAAGAACGCCAATGTTGGCGACAACATCACCCCGTTCTCGAGCGCCATGGACACCAAGGGCGCAGTCGTCACCATTGCCGACATGTCGACGCTCGAGGTCGAGGCCGACGTAGCCGAATCCTCGCTCGGTCGGATCACGGTCGGCCAGCCGTGCGAGATCCAGCTCGACGCCGTACCCGACACGCGCTTTGCCGGCGTGGTCAACCGGATCGTACCGACCGTTGACCGCGCGAAGGCAACAGTAATGGTCAAGATCGGCTTCACGGATCGCGATCAGCGCGTATTGCCGGATATGAGCGCCAAGGTCGCATTTCTTGAGCGCGAGGTGGCCACCTCCGATCGGAAGCCGGTCACCGCCGTCCCAAGGCAGGCGGTTGTCGAACGTGACGGACAGAAGGTCGTCCTCATGGTGAAAGACGGCAGGGCCGTCCGTACCAAGATCGAAACCGGTCGCGCGCTCGGCGACCTCATCGAGGTCAGCGGCATCCAGGCCGGAGAGAAGATCGTCCTCACCCCCCTCGACAAGGTCGGCGACGGGACGCGCGTCAAGACGGACCGAAAGTGA
- a CDS encoding putative nucleoside phosphorylase (modular protein) (Evidence 3 : Function proposed based on presence of conserved amino acid motif, structural feature or limited homology), translating to MTTAHPSRTRTVGNAPFAVFVATRAEMKPLATALRPTGPPASRSDSMIRITVKGRDLLVAKTGVGPDYAETAAHRLFKETPIAAALSLGIAGGLSPDVEAGDLIVGNQTILRRNSGQVLCGRRDSRLESFPCDPGLQDAAMTVIRRWDSRHCLGPILTVDHILTMEEKRVLAAGSGALAVDMESAAIASAASACSIPFLAIRGILDPVHEDLAVGFDQFLDAEGEPDLPRLTRYLLMHPFTLSHLVGLGRRTKAVCTRLGLLLQELSTALS from the coding sequence ATGACAACGGCGCACCCCTCCCGGACCCGCACGGTCGGTAACGCGCCGTTCGCCGTCTTCGTGGCGACGCGGGCAGAGATGAAGCCCCTCGCGACAGCTTTACGGCCAACCGGCCCACCTGCGTCCAGATCGGACTCGATGATCCGGATTACGGTTAAGGGCCGCGATCTGCTGGTAGCTAAGACCGGCGTAGGACCGGACTACGCCGAAACCGCTGCCCATCGCCTCTTTAAAGAAACGCCTATTGCTGCCGCCTTATCGCTCGGCATCGCTGGCGGGCTAAGCCCTGATGTAGAGGCAGGGGACCTGATTGTGGGAAACCAGACGATCCTTCGGCGAAACTCAGGACAGGTGTTGTGTGGAAGAAGGGATTCGAGACTGGAAAGCTTTCCGTGCGATCCCGGTTTGCAGGACGCGGCTATGACCGTGATCCGGCGATGGGACAGTCGGCACTGCCTCGGTCCAATCCTCACCGTCGACCACATTCTGACGATGGAGGAGAAACGGGTCCTGGCGGCTGGGTCCGGTGCTCTGGCCGTCGACATGGAGAGCGCCGCCATCGCGTCTGCGGCCTCGGCCTGTTCGATCCCGTTCCTGGCCATCCGCGGCATCCTCGATCCGGTCCATGAGGACCTCGCGGTCGGCTTCGATCAGTTTCTCGATGCGGAGGGCGAACCGGACCTGCCGCGATTGACGCGATACCTGCTCATGCATCCATTCACCCTTTCCCACCTGGTCGGCCTGGGTCGACGAACCAAAGCGGTCTGTACGCGGCTTGGACTTTTGCTCCAGGAACTCTCAACTGCCCTAAGCTGA
- the shc gene encoding Squalene--hopene cyclase: protein MIRTVLPADGNPLDEAIEQARSRLLAMQDPAGYWAAELEADSTLTSEYIMLRYLLGKVDETKQRKAATYLRDTQLPDGGWNIYYGGPSHLSTTVKAYFALKLCGHSQAEPFMQRAREVILRQGGLFRANVFTKFTLALFGQFDWRGVPAMPIELFLLPQGSLFNMHAISYWSRTVLTPLMIIFAHKPITPVPAGADLAELRVGDAPKHDYWFPRDPQPLARRNLFLAADRVLRWYEWHPISYFRRLAMERATAWMLRRMGEGGLGGIYPAMANSVIALRCLGYEVEHSLVARAFKQIEALEVEDERTLHVQPCFPPSWDTCLAVNALIASGLPTDHPALITACEWLLSKQTRTVADWKVKAPDAEPGGWYFQFENEFYPDVDDSAVVMTALIKTNLPDQAIKDAALAQALKWVLPMQSSDGGWASYDKDNNKLFLNDIPFADHKALLDPPTSDLTGRMLEMLGHLGWSNAAPAAQRGIAFLKREQEATGCWFGRWGVNYIYGTWSVLAGLRAIGERMDQPYIRRAVDWLISHQNPDGGWGESCHSYEDPRTAGQGPSTASQTAWALLGLLHAGVVRHPAVKKGIDYLLRTQGADGDWEEREFTGTGFPRVFYLRYHLYRLYFPLWALSLYRTLLQKAAAGHDDNGAPLPDPHGR, encoded by the coding sequence ATGATACGCACTGTTCTGCCGGCTGATGGTAACCCGCTTGACGAGGCGATCGAACAGGCCAGGTCTCGGCTCCTGGCCATGCAAGATCCCGCAGGTTATTGGGCGGCAGAACTGGAGGCCGACTCCACACTCACCTCCGAGTACATCATGCTCCGTTACCTGCTCGGTAAGGTAGACGAAACAAAGCAGCGCAAGGCGGCAACCTACCTGCGCGATACGCAACTGCCGGATGGCGGCTGGAATATCTACTATGGCGGGCCGAGCCACTTGAGCACGACGGTCAAGGCCTATTTCGCGCTGAAACTATGCGGCCACAGTCAGGCAGAGCCGTTCATGCAACGGGCCCGAGAAGTCATCCTTCGCCAGGGCGGCCTATTCCGCGCGAACGTCTTCACCAAATTTACTCTCGCCCTCTTCGGCCAGTTCGACTGGCGCGGCGTCCCGGCCATGCCGATCGAGCTGTTCCTCCTGCCTCAAGGATCGTTGTTCAATATGCATGCGATCTCCTACTGGTCCAGAACCGTGCTCACACCCCTGATGATCATCTTTGCCCACAAGCCGATCACGCCGGTCCCCGCCGGCGCCGATCTTGCGGAGCTTCGTGTGGGGGACGCGCCAAAGCATGACTACTGGTTTCCCAGAGACCCGCAGCCGCTTGCGAGGCGAAACCTTTTCCTGGCGGCCGATCGGGTGCTTCGTTGGTATGAGTGGCATCCGATATCCTACTTCCGGCGGTTGGCGATGGAGCGGGCCACGGCCTGGATGCTGCGCCGCATGGGGGAAGGCGGCCTGGGCGGAATCTATCCGGCCATGGCAAACTCGGTCATCGCGTTGCGCTGTCTGGGCTACGAGGTCGAACACTCATTAGTGGCCAGGGCCTTCAAGCAGATCGAAGCCCTCGAGGTAGAAGATGAGCGAACCCTTCACGTGCAGCCCTGTTTCCCCCCTAGCTGGGACACCTGTCTGGCGGTGAATGCGCTGATTGCATCGGGGTTGCCGACCGATCATCCTGCGCTGATCACCGCGTGCGAATGGCTGCTCTCGAAGCAGACCCGAACGGTCGCGGACTGGAAGGTCAAGGCTCCGGACGCCGAGCCCGGCGGCTGGTATTTTCAGTTCGAGAACGAGTTCTATCCCGATGTCGACGATAGCGCCGTAGTGATGACCGCCCTGATCAAGACCAATCTCCCCGATCAGGCAATCAAAGACGCAGCGCTCGCGCAGGCGCTCAAGTGGGTCCTGCCGATGCAATCCAGCGATGGGGGCTGGGCCTCATACGACAAGGATAACAACAAGCTGTTTCTGAACGATATCCCCTTCGCGGACCACAAGGCGCTGCTCGATCCACCTACGTCGGACTTGACCGGACGGATGCTCGAGATGCTTGGCCATCTGGGTTGGAGCAACGCAGCCCCTGCGGCGCAGCGCGGTATTGCGTTCCTCAAGCGGGAGCAGGAGGCGACAGGATGCTGGTTCGGTCGGTGGGGGGTCAACTACATCTACGGAACCTGGTCGGTACTGGCCGGGCTTCGAGCTATCGGAGAGCGGATGGATCAGCCCTACATCCGGCGAGCTGTCGATTGGCTGATCAGCCATCAGAATCCGGACGGGGGCTGGGGCGAATCGTGTCATTCCTACGAGGACCCACGGACAGCCGGTCAGGGACCAAGCACCGCTTCGCAAACCGCCTGGGCGCTCCTGGGACTGTTGCATGCCGGCGTCGTACGACATCCCGCGGTGAAAAAAGGTATCGACTACCTCCTCCGGACCCAGGGTGCGGACGGCGATTGGGAGGAACGAGAATTCACAGGAACAGGATTCCCCCGCGTCTTCTATCTTCGGTATCATCTCTATCGTCTCTACTTCCCTCTCTGGGCCCTTTCCCTCTATCGCACCCTGCTCCAGAAGGCCGCTGCCGGCCACGATGACAACGGCGCACCCCTCCCGGACCCGCACGGTCGGTAA
- a CDS encoding Putative radical SAM domain-containing protein (fragment), 3' end (Evidence 3 : Function proposed based on presence of conserved amino acid motif, structural feature or limited homology; Product type pe : putative enzyme) has translation MDEVEALCRLLQEYRVDGMLLSPGYQYVSVESDFFLVREEIHHKFQRVLELSKGYRLTSTPMFLEFAAGLREYPCSPWSTVTYTPQGWRGPCYLIGEKYYRTWEEFWQSVDWDYWESRQDPRCHNCKMHSGFEASVVLGLRNSPKDMLRMAVWNFLE, from the coding sequence ATGGACGAGGTTGAGGCGTTGTGCCGCCTGCTGCAAGAGTATCGGGTGGACGGGATGCTTCTCTCGCCGGGCTATCAGTATGTTTCGGTCGAATCCGATTTCTTCCTGGTTCGCGAGGAGATTCACCACAAGTTCCAAAGGGTGCTCGAGCTGTCAAAGGGATATCGACTGACATCTACCCCGATGTTTCTCGAATTTGCGGCCGGCCTGCGCGAGTACCCCTGCTCCCCGTGGAGCACCGTCACCTATACCCCTCAAGGTTGGAGGGGGCCGTGCTACCTCATTGGGGAGAAGTATTATCGGACGTGGGAGGAGTTCTGGCAAAGTGTGGATTGGGACTACTGGGAGTCCCGCCAGGACCCGCGCTGCCACAATTGCAAGATGCACTCCGGCTTCGAAGCCTCAGTGGTCCTCGGGCTCCGAAATAGCCCAAAGGACATGCTCAGGATGGCCGTCTGGAACTTTTTGGAGTAG
- a CDS encoding Putative radical SAM domain-containing protein (fragment), 5' end (Evidence 3 : Function proposed based on presence of conserved amino acid motif, structural feature or limited homology; Product type pe : putative enzyme): protein MRFPLHITTDMVKHQIRQGLKGNTRYPFVLMLEPLYTCNLACLGCSVERHTGRIEDRLTLEECLKAADDSGAPVVSLCGGEPTIYPELKELVEGIIARKRHIYLCTNGLMLDRTVYGQITPHNRLTINIHLDGLKRTHDQVCDREGVFDKALEMIKEGKRLGYRITTNTPSSKRPTWTRLRRCAACCKSIGWTGCFSRRAISMFRSNPISSWFARRFTTSSKGCSSCQRDID from the coding sequence ATGAGATTTCCGCTGCACATCACGACCGACATGGTGAAGCACCAGATCCGCCAGGGACTCAAAGGCAACACACGGTATCCGTTCGTCCTTATGCTCGAACCGCTCTATACGTGTAACCTGGCCTGTCTGGGGTGCTCTGTCGAACGACACACCGGGCGAATCGAGGACCGATTGACGCTGGAGGAGTGTCTGAAGGCGGCGGATGACTCGGGCGCCCCGGTCGTCTCACTCTGCGGTGGAGAGCCCACGATCTATCCGGAACTGAAAGAGCTGGTGGAGGGAATTATCGCCCGCAAGCGGCACATCTACCTGTGCACGAACGGGTTGATGCTTGATCGAACCGTCTACGGCCAGATCACGCCGCACAACCGGCTGACGATCAACATCCACCTGGACGGGCTGAAGCGGACGCACGACCAGGTCTGCGACAGGGAAGGTGTCTTCGATAAAGCACTCGAAATGATCAAGGAAGGCAAGCGGTTGGGTTATCGCATCACAACAAATACACCATCTTCAAAGAGACCGACATGGACGAGGTTGAGGCGTTGTGCCGCCTGCTGCAAGAGTATCGGGTGGACGGGATGCTTCTCTCGCCGGGCTATCAGTATGTTTCGGTCGAATCCGATTTCTTCCTGGTTCGCGAGGAGATTCACCACAAGTTCCAAAGGGTGCTCGAGCTGTCAAAGGGATATCGACTGA
- a CDS encoding exported protein of unknown function (Evidence 5 : No homology to any previously reported sequences) has product MAEAIQLLVLTVFLRSYVLAFLAFSLMAAAVAIRWRWTALFTGIAWMVFARYRQWGVAYSFVGRGVPA; this is encoded by the coding sequence ATGGCGGAAGCGATCCAACTCCTTGTTTTAACGGTTTTCCTGCGATCCTATGTTCTTGCATTTCTAGCATTCTCTCTGATGGCGGCGGCTGTCGCTATCAGATGGCGGTGGACCGCCCTGTTCACAGGGATCGCCTGGATGGTCTTCGCACGCTACCGGCAGTGGGGGGTAGCGTATAGTTTTGTCGGTCGTGGAGTACCGGCATGA
- a CDS encoding putative DegT/DnrJ/EryC1/StrS aminotransferase protein family (Evidence 3 : Function proposed based on presence of conserved amino acid motif, structural feature or limited homology; Product type pe : putative enzyme): MRVSFFDLRGQYAAIKGEVRRAIEEVCDDQQFILGPRVRRLEDDVARYCGARYAVGVSSGTDAILLALMALGIGAGDEVITTPYTFIATAGSIVRVGAKPVFVDIDPARFTIDAKLIAERITDRTRAILPVHLFGRCTEMEPIRALAVQHKLAVIEDAAQAIGAEDAFGKRAGCIGLLGCFSFYPTKNLGGFGDGGMVITNDPSLASTLSALRNHGSSTKYLHSLLGGNFRLDELQAAILAVKLKRLDQWTEQRIANAERYDALFRARGLDCQIRLPDIPRNERHVFNQYVIRAPRRDELSHFLEAREIGHDIYYPVPLHLQTCFEYLGYKKGDMPESERAARETLALPIYPELTPPMLEYVVDAFQAFYDR; the protein is encoded by the coding sequence ATGCGAGTTTCCTTTTTCGATCTTAGAGGCCAGTACGCCGCCATCAAGGGCGAGGTCAGACGCGCGATAGAGGAGGTGTGCGACGATCAGCAGTTCATCCTGGGTCCGCGGGTTCGCCGACTTGAGGATGACGTCGCGCGGTATTGCGGCGCCCGCTACGCGGTGGGCGTCTCCTCCGGCACCGATGCCATCCTGTTGGCTCTCATGGCCTTGGGCATCGGTGCCGGAGACGAGGTCATCACCACCCCGTACACCTTTATCGCGACGGCAGGATCGATCGTCAGGGTTGGGGCGAAGCCGGTTTTCGTCGATATCGATCCGGCCCGTTTCACGATCGATGCAAAGCTGATTGCCGAACGGATCACGGATCGAACCCGCGCAATCCTCCCGGTCCATCTGTTCGGGCGCTGCACTGAGATGGAACCGATCCGCGCATTGGCTGTTCAACACAAACTCGCTGTAATAGAAGACGCGGCTCAAGCCATCGGGGCAGAGGACGCATTCGGCAAAAGGGCCGGTTGCATTGGGCTCTTAGGTTGCTTCTCGTTTTACCCCACAAAAAATCTGGGGGGTTTCGGTGACGGTGGGATGGTCATTACGAACGACCCTTCCCTGGCCTCGACCCTCTCGGCTCTGCGGAACCACGGGTCGTCAACCAAATACCTCCACTCTCTTCTCGGCGGCAACTTCCGCCTTGACGAACTACAGGCGGCTATCCTGGCTGTCAAGTTGAAGCGCCTCGACCAGTGGACGGAGCAGCGGATTGCCAATGCCGAGCGGTACGACGCGCTCTTCCGCGCCAGAGGCCTGGACTGCCAAATCCGGCTTCCGGACATCCCCAGGAATGAACGGCACGTCTTTAATCAGTATGTGATCAGGGCCCCAAGACGAGATGAGCTGAGTCATTTCCTGGAGGCTCGGGAAATCGGCCACGACATCTACTATCCTGTGCCGCTCCACTTGCAGACCTGCTTTGAGTATCTCGGGTATAAGAAGGGGGATATGCCGGAATCCGAGCGGGCCGCCAGAGAGACGCTGGCCCTGCCGATCTATCCGGAACTGACCCCGCCGATGCTCGAATATGTCGTGGATGCCTTCCAAGCGTTCTACGACAGATGA
- a CDS encoding S-adenosylmethionine decarboxylase — protein MQALGKHLLVELHGCNPELLKKAEVVRDILVCAANACKATIVDTSFHEFNPFGVSGVVVIAESHISIHTWPEYRYAAVDIFTCGDVLRPEVAVDYIAARFRCKKPSVVEMRRGIIPGHVGKLVHKLSPSMEKAVDADQELSLVH, from the coding sequence TTGCAAGCACTCGGGAAACACCTGTTAGTGGAACTACACGGTTGTAACCCGGAGCTGCTGAAAAAAGCCGAAGTAGTCAGGGACATCCTGGTGTGCGCGGCTAACGCATGTAAAGCCACCATTGTTGACACCTCCTTCCACGAGTTCAATCCATTCGGTGTGAGCGGCGTGGTTGTGATTGCCGAATCTCATATCTCGATTCACACCTGGCCGGAATATCGATACGCAGCGGTTGACATCTTCACGTGTGGAGATGTGCTCAGACCGGAGGTGGCTGTCGACTATATTGCTGCCCGCTTTCGGTGTAAAAAACCGTCGGTGGTTGAGATGCGGCGCGGTATCATTCCCGGACACGTCGGAAAGCTGGTGCATAAATTGAGCCCATCCATGGAGAAAGCTGTCGATGCCGATCAAGAACTTTCGCTGGTTCATTGA
- the speE gene encoding Spermidine synthase (Putrescine aminopropyltransferase) (PAPT) (SPDSY) — translation MPIKNFRWFIEALSPEEGHLHGIQRALFSAQTPYQSLDIMELGSYGKALVLDGKIQSSLLDEFIYHEALVHPAMLSHPAPKNVFIVGGGEGATLREVLRHPTVERALMVDIDEEVVSRCKELLPEWHKGAFDDPRTELRFLDARRYLEETDERFDVIIIDISEPVEEGPAYLLFTREFYHIVDRCLTDQGIIALQAGSVSLSHLSCFSAIHQTLRTVFPIVAPYWATIPSFALPWGFSVASKRPDPRALGPNAIDHLIAERIGTDLRYYDGLTHQMSFLLPKHVRRRLEEEKRIIEDNSPLFTFH, via the coding sequence ATGCCGATCAAGAACTTTCGCTGGTTCATTGAAGCGCTGAGCCCGGAGGAAGGACACCTGCACGGGATTCAGCGAGCCCTGTTCTCCGCCCAGACCCCCTATCAGTCTCTCGACATCATGGAACTGGGCAGCTACGGGAAAGCCCTTGTCCTCGACGGCAAGATCCAGTCGAGTCTTCTCGATGAGTTCATCTACCACGAGGCGTTAGTCCATCCGGCGATGCTCAGTCATCCCGCCCCTAAAAACGTATTCATCGTGGGCGGCGGGGAAGGGGCGACGCTGCGGGAGGTGCTTCGGCACCCCACTGTAGAACGGGCTCTGATGGTCGATATCGATGAGGAGGTTGTCAGCCGATGTAAGGAGTTGCTGCCCGAGTGGCACAAGGGCGCCTTTGATGATCCGCGCACCGAACTCCGCTTCCTGGATGCCAGACGATACCTGGAGGAGACGGACGAGCGGTTCGACGTGATCATCATCGACATCTCTGAGCCGGTGGAAGAGGGCCCCGCATACCTCCTATTTACACGGGAGTTTTATCATATCGTAGATCGATGTCTGACGGACCAGGGGATTATCGCATTGCAGGCAGGCTCCGTCAGTCTCTCCCACCTGTCCTGTTTTTCCGCCATACACCAGACCTTACGGACCGTATTCCCCATCGTCGCCCCCTATTGGGCGACGATCCCCAGCTTTGCCCTTCCCTGGGGATTCTCCGTAGCCTCCAAACGGCCTGACCCACGGGCGTTGGGACCGAATGCTATCGATCATCTCATCGCCGAACGGATAGGGACCGACCTACGGTATTACGACGGCCTGACGCATCAGATGTCCTTCCTCCTTCCAAAGCATGTACGCCGGCGCCTTGAAGAGGAGAAGCGGATCATCGAGGACAACTCCCCCCTCTTTACCTTCCACTAA